Below is a window of Brassica napus cultivar Da-Ae chromosome A5, Da-Ae, whole genome shotgun sequence DNA.
GACAGGGCGTagctttttgaaagaaaaatccgaCAAGCAAATCTTGAGTTTGCTTCATAACAAGAACATAGCATATAATTCGTAGGACCCAATCTTTTGCCTCAAGAAGAAACACTTTTTATAGGAGAGACTAGAGACACCCCTATTTCCACTAAGACAACGACTTGCCAATTCTCCTTTTACCCCCAAATTAAAGGAGATGTTGACAAGTAAAAGCAACGTCGTAGTAGAGGCATGGAACACAACCACAACGCAAACGCAGGTGCAGACCCCCCACAGACCGTCACTGATACACCCAACTTTCTATTGGAGTTATAACTGCGAAGTGCTTTTCCATGGATGGCCTGGCTCTAGCCGTTCGATGTATGCTCTTGCGCTTATATTTGTCTTCTCTTTGGCGTTCTTAGCTGAGTGGTTTACCCGGTGCTCTGACGCTGCGGCTTCCATCAAACCGGAGGCTGATAAGGTTGCTAAGGTGGCCTTTCGTACGGGTATGTATGCGGTCAAGTCTGGCTTCAGCTACCTTGTGATCCTAGCCGTTGTTTCGTTCAATGGTGGTGTTTTCATCTCAGCTATTTTGGGGCATGCTTTTGGTTTTGTCGTTTTTCGTGGCCGGGCGTTTCGGAATGTGGGTCGGGTTGACGGGTAAGAATCCCGCATTTTTTGCGTTTTAACCCAACCCAACGAGAACTGAAGtcatttgtttctttatttatttgatttgatttgtgtGTTCTTTCGAATGAATGAAAGAAGAGAGTTGTTTATGATACAACGTTGAATTGGGTGAGTGGCCcgtttgttatttgtttttcatttgatttattttgtgaTAACTTCAACGAATTATACAAAAGTCAATAATACTCTTTCGTGGAATGTATATATCACCACCAAATTCAAATAAGTCATGTGTCTTTTCATTTCGTCATTTCTCCGACTATTTTGTAAGTATTTAGATATTGAGTCTGATAAGTTTTCAACCCAAAATTAATTGGTGATAACTGAATTAATTCATCTCTCTAATATATTACTTAAGATGTCTTCTTACTTCCGATCCGAGAGATTTTGTCTctaataatagaaaacaaaatgcTTATTTTATACCATCTACTTTTTCATAAAGACAATTTTGGTGTGGGTTATATTTGCTCACTGCTCACTCGGGAATTATATGAACCAACAAAACAGTGATATCCAGCACTCTGTCGTCAGTTGTGCAGGTTAAGTTTCCAGATGTATAGTTGGTTTTCACTGTAAGAGATTCGATAGTGCTGGATAGGAAATGAtataattttccaaaaacatCTGAGCCACTGAGATTGTTGTatagttatcatatttaaatGTCAACACATGAATGTTATATCGCACAAAGAGACGGTCTTAACTATTCTGTTGTAAGAGGTACCTTATCTAAATTAGTGGATATCTCTTATCTTTGAGGTATGATTACTTTCCTCCCATCTTCTTTGACCTCTATTTTGATCAAGAAGACTAGCGCCTTTCAATTATCTCATACATGGTTACTTTCTAAATTGTCCCATGTGCTGTTTTGTTGATTAGAGATATTCTTTGGTTCTCATGTTAGACGGGtgaaaagtgtttttttttttttgtaaaagacgGATGAAAAAAGTTcttggtatatatataaaactttttttcttggTATTTATATTTGACCAaaactattattaaaaataagatttcGGTTTTGGTGTTAGACCAAACGGTAGCCTAACTCTTCTCTTATGTAAGAAGAGTGGTTATAGTGTGTGAAAATTTGTTTGCAATGTAAGTTTAAAGCACCATTTTGTTTTGGTCTCTTTTTTTCCTCGTATAGACATTGACAGAGGTGTCTTTGCATATAGTGTTACATAAGAGAAGAGTTAtgtaacataaataaatatgctATTGAGTTGtgtttaatatgaaaataaaatcgAAATATATAGTGTTAACATTAACATAATGTTACTACTCATATAATATAATCTTCTTAAAAACACATATGAAAACATACtaaatttaagatatatttgctcttcattttttctcttttttttcatgAACTTCACATGTTTTGCGTGTGTAACTTTAGTCCGTAGGATACACATAATGGTATCACAATTTATCTTACATACGCTTTCACATGCTAAATGTGGGATGCAAAACGTAAAATATACAATCACAAAGCATACCGCGTGTGTTGTGGATATATGTGTCAACATGTTTTCTGAGTAGAAACTTCAACCTTGAAAAGAGGGACTTATTTTGATAGCGGGAATACATCTGGTGTAACTTAGAGTATCTCCAAACAATTGTTATTTTGAATTGTTCAAACCCACCTCTATttattcttctatttttttctctatttatagatgaaaaaataacatttctctatttttcactttacATTTAAAGATtgctattttataaaaatacatacgAGCATATATCTTACATCTATTATAGAGTTCTTCTATTTTAATTGtacaaatagaaaaatatattgaagaTGGTCTTAAGGCATCTCTAATcgtattttagaatttttcgtTATAttcaattctaaaataaaataattttattataaaattagatttgCTTCAATAGTTTACTCTATAacggaatattattttttactctaaaaataaagtaaaaaataacatttatctatattttactttataatagaataactatattataaaataaattattgtaaaaaatctaactctttaataaaattatttattttagaataaaatattaaataaattatagattACCATTGGAGATGGCAAAACCACCTACATTTGTTCTTatcttaaacattttatatatcgAATTAAAAGTTCAGACCTAAAAATATGAACTTTTAAATATAACTCTTCGCAGtggttaaatataattaaaatctcCCAAACTAGAAATTAAAGACTGTATAACCCAACTACCCATATCATTTTCATCGTCATCAATCCCACTCTCTGCAACGTCATCAACGCCAAAGATCACTGTCATCATCATGACCTCATTTTTGCCAAATTTTTTATTATGGAAACACTAACTTTGTATATATAGTAATGAATTAAAGTAATATTAAGGTAAACTTTAGAAACACACAGAGAAAAGTATGTGGAGATATATATCTAGTAATCCACTTTATCTTTAATATGGTTAATCAGACTTTTGGCAGTATTCTGTGATGGAAGTGTGGTGTTCCAATGACGTCAAATTCCTACCAATATGTTTGTGTTGGTAGTTGCGTTTGGAACATGGAAAGAGATTGTGATAAATATTGCCCTGGGTGTGTTAGATATGTAGTTACATCGCCTGAAAATTGCTTTTCCAATATTAAGATATTGTTATTTTCGTTCATGTATATGATTATGCAATAGAGAACAAATACATTCATCGTGAAAAATGACAAAAGCAAGCTTgtggcttg
It encodes the following:
- the LOC106451074 gene encoding copper transporter 4-like; protein product: MLTSKSNVVVEAWNTTTTQTQVQTPHRPSLIHPTFYWSYNCEVLFHGWPGSSRSMYALALIFVFSLAFLAEWFTRCSDAAASIKPEADKVAKVAFRTGMYAVKSGFSYLVILAVVSFNGGVFISAILGHAFGFVVFRGRAFRNVGRVDG